The following coding sequences are from one Burkholderia stabilis window:
- a CDS encoding isochorismatase family cysteine hydrolase, whose protein sequence is MNPDNNASHIATTTRHHTETIPAIVPSKTALLVMHYQTDILGLFPSVAPELLANTRRLCDAARAGGVGVWFANLRFSPGYPEVSPVNKNGQGIKQLGLFIDDGLCPELGRQADEPLIVAHRASVFFGTDLQAQLAAQGIDSLILVGIASTGVMLSSIAYASDADFRLYTVKDCCYDPDPIVHEHLFSTAFESRTTVLSLADALRLLG, encoded by the coding sequence ATGAATCCGGACAACAACGCATCGCATATCGCAACGACAACCCGCCACCACACCGAAACGATTCCCGCGATCGTGCCGTCAAAGACCGCGCTGCTCGTCATGCATTACCAGACCGACATCCTCGGACTCTTCCCGTCGGTCGCGCCCGAGTTGCTCGCGAACACGCGCAGGCTATGCGATGCGGCACGGGCCGGCGGTGTCGGCGTCTGGTTCGCCAATCTCCGCTTCAGCCCCGGCTATCCGGAAGTCAGCCCGGTCAACAAGAACGGTCAGGGCATCAAGCAGCTCGGCCTCTTCATCGACGACGGCCTGTGCCCGGAGCTGGGCCGGCAGGCCGACGAACCGCTGATCGTCGCGCACCGCGCCAGCGTGTTCTTCGGCACCGATCTGCAGGCGCAACTCGCCGCGCAAGGAATCGATTCGCTGATCCTGGTCGGCATCGCGTCGACCGGCGTGATGCTGTCGTCGATCGCGTACGCGAGCGACGCGGACTTCCGCCTCTATACGGTCAAGGATTGCTGCTACGACCCGGACCCGATCGTCCACGAGCACCTGTTCTCCACCGCCTTCGAATCGCGCACGACGGTGCTGTCGCTCGCGGACGCGTTGCGGCTGCTCGGGTAA
- a CDS encoding TetR/AcrR family transcriptional regulator, which yields MTSRTRTERRADALSKERIVEAAIEILDQEGEGALTFRALAAHLSTGSGAIYWHVADKHDLLAAAADQVIEAAMTDVSGNAEGGAAASIRRVALRLFDAFSAHPWVGAQLFREPWQNAVLRILERVGGQLDALGVPEHAQFNAASALMHYIFGLAGQYAAGARLHPRDTAQPEIVATVAERWAQLEPAQYPFVRKVAAQLAAHDEREQFLAGIDLILAGIGAAR from the coding sequence ATGACATCCAGAACCCGGACCGAACGACGCGCGGACGCGCTGTCGAAAGAGCGGATCGTCGAGGCCGCGATCGAGATACTCGACCAGGAAGGCGAGGGCGCGCTGACGTTTCGCGCGCTGGCGGCGCATTTGTCGACCGGAAGCGGTGCGATCTACTGGCACGTGGCTGACAAGCACGACCTGCTCGCGGCCGCCGCGGATCAGGTCATCGAGGCGGCGATGACGGACGTGTCGGGGAACGCGGAAGGCGGCGCGGCCGCTTCGATCCGCCGCGTCGCGCTGCGCCTGTTCGACGCGTTCAGCGCGCACCCGTGGGTGGGCGCGCAGTTGTTCCGCGAGCCGTGGCAGAACGCGGTGCTGCGCATCCTGGAGCGCGTCGGCGGGCAGCTCGACGCGCTGGGTGTGCCCGAGCACGCGCAATTCAATGCGGCGTCGGCGCTGATGCACTACATCTTCGGGCTGGCCGGCCAATATGCGGCCGGCGCCCGTCTTCATCCACGCGATACGGCGCAGCCGGAAATCGTCGCGACCGTTGCCGAGAGGTGGGCGCAACTGGAACCCGCGCAGTATCCGTTCGTGCGCAAGGTGGCGGCGCAACTGGCCGCGCACGACGAGCGCGAGCAGTTCCTGGCCGGCATCGATCTCATTCTGGCGGGCATCGGCGCCGCGCGGTAA
- a CDS encoding FAD-dependent monooxygenase yields the protein MNVPPIHDVVIAGAGPVGLFLACELRVAGLSVQVVEQADDPHSPLKRLPFGMRGLSAPTIDALYRRGLLDDIPLPSGAHDAAHWATQSRRPGGHFAGIQFFHDNIDGSRWPYRLPGPAGTHMATELARVESVLAARASATGVAIRRGASVEGFEQSDDAVTLHAGGKTFRARWLVGCDGGRSAVRKAGGFAFVGTDPEFTGYSIDVELADPDALRPGRHYTPAGMYTYTLPGTIAMVEFDGGAFHRSGPVTLEHAQAVLRRVSGTGVTLSALRLATTWTDRACQATTYRSGRVLLAGDAAHIHSPLGGQGLNLGIGDAMNLGWKLAATIRGDAPAGLLDSYSDERHPVGARVLDWSRAQVALMRPAPGSRALEAIIRDLVDTRDGATYFAERVWGVSLAYDLGGGHPLVGRSVPDFELTDGTRLGERVRHGKGLFLDFDASRPLQTLANRWRDRIAYVASDAKERLGLRAVLVRPDGIVAWAGEDGANADEAARAAMRWFGAPCTEN from the coding sequence ATGAATGTTCCCCCAATCCATGACGTCGTCATTGCCGGCGCCGGCCCGGTCGGCCTGTTTCTCGCATGCGAGCTGCGCGTTGCCGGCCTGTCGGTGCAGGTCGTCGAGCAGGCCGATGATCCACACTCCCCGCTGAAGCGCCTTCCGTTCGGCATGCGCGGGCTGTCGGCGCCGACCATCGATGCGCTCTACCGTCGCGGCTTGCTCGATGACATCCCGCTGCCGTCCGGCGCGCACGATGCCGCGCACTGGGCAACGCAGTCGCGCCGCCCGGGCGGCCATTTCGCCGGCATCCAGTTCTTCCACGACAACATCGATGGGTCCCGCTGGCCGTACCGCCTGCCCGGACCGGCCGGCACCCACATGGCAACCGAATTGGCGCGCGTCGAATCCGTGCTGGCCGCCCGCGCGAGCGCGACGGGGGTCGCGATCCGGCGCGGGGCGAGCGTCGAAGGCTTCGAGCAATCGGATGACGCAGTGACGCTGCACGCAGGCGGCAAGACGTTTCGCGCGCGCTGGCTCGTCGGCTGCGACGGCGGCCGCAGTGCGGTTCGCAAGGCCGGCGGCTTCGCGTTCGTCGGCACCGATCCCGAGTTCACCGGCTATTCGATCGACGTCGAGCTCGCCGATCCGGACGCATTGCGGCCGGGCCGCCACTACACGCCGGCCGGCATGTACACGTACACGCTCCCGGGAACGATCGCGATGGTCGAGTTCGACGGCGGCGCGTTCCACCGGAGCGGGCCGGTCACGCTCGAGCACGCGCAGGCCGTCTTGCGCCGCGTGTCCGGCACCGGCGTCACGCTGTCGGCGCTCCGGCTCGCCACCACGTGGACGGATCGCGCCTGTCAGGCGACGACGTACCGCAGCGGACGCGTGCTGCTCGCGGGCGATGCCGCGCACATCCACTCGCCGCTCGGCGGCCAGGGGCTCAATCTCGGGATAGGCGATGCGATGAATCTCGGCTGGAAGCTGGCCGCGACGATCCGCGGCGATGCGCCGGCCGGCCTGCTCGACAGCTATTCGGACGAACGGCATCCGGTAGGCGCGCGGGTGCTCGACTGGTCGCGCGCGCAGGTCGCGCTGATGCGGCCGGCCCCGGGTTCGCGCGCGCTCGAAGCGATCATTCGCGATCTCGTCGACACGCGCGACGGCGCGACGTACTTCGCCGAACGCGTGTGGGGCGTCTCGCTTGCCTACGATCTCGGCGGCGGCCATCCGCTCGTGGGCCGCAGTGTGCCGGACTTCGAACTGACCGACGGTACACGGCTCGGCGAACGCGTCAGGCACGGCAAGGGTTTGTTTCTGGACTTCGATGCGAGCCGACCGTTGCAGACGCTGGCAAACCGCTGGCGCGACCGAATCGCGTATGTCGCGAGCGATGCGAAAGAACGGCTCGGATTGCGCGCCGTGCTCGTGCGTCCCGACGGCATCGTCGCCTGGGCCGGTGAAGATGGCGCGAACGCCGACGAAGCGGCCCGCGCGGCAATGCGATGGTTCGGCGCGCCCTGCACCGAAAACTGA
- a CDS encoding fatty acid desaturase family protein: protein MPIPSALPTPAELNRTLPFAAGARPWRLVRYACIDWLGILMCWAAIRFVPNPFVYGAAVLLIAGRLQAFGVILHDACHLPARRMTLPLALVEALAGWTIGSSIAAMRYHHLRHHRAVGTAEDPYLHRLAARGGWVQRAMMLRGALLPVWWPLRALMAPLALAWPAFRPWYARGFMQDRSRQDLRRHPEVIACARADLPHCAGYLLAIAAVVHWDLPFFMYYGLPWIVGGIMNANRVLLEHEHVEIDGRSPESIWRMTRTMTFGWIGKLVLYPRNIGYHQVHHAYPALALEHLPAVHRHLTEVDAFGPGSAGPAR, encoded by the coding sequence ATGCCCATCCCATCCGCCCTGCCGACGCCTGCCGAACTGAACCGAACGCTGCCGTTCGCGGCCGGCGCGCGGCCGTGGCGGCTCGTCCGTTATGCGTGCATCGACTGGCTCGGCATCCTGATGTGCTGGGCCGCGATCCGCTTCGTGCCGAATCCGTTCGTCTACGGCGCGGCCGTGCTGCTGATCGCGGGCCGGCTGCAGGCATTCGGCGTGATCCTGCACGATGCCTGCCACCTGCCCGCGCGGCGCATGACGCTGCCGCTCGCGCTCGTCGAGGCGCTCGCCGGCTGGACGATCGGCTCGTCGATCGCCGCGATGCGCTATCACCACCTGCGCCATCACCGCGCGGTCGGCACCGCTGAAGATCCGTACTTGCACCGGCTGGCCGCGCGCGGCGGCTGGGTGCAGCGCGCGATGATGCTGCGCGGCGCGCTGCTGCCGGTCTGGTGGCCGCTGCGCGCGCTGATGGCGCCGCTCGCGCTCGCGTGGCCCGCGTTCCGGCCGTGGTATGCGCGCGGCTTCATGCAGGACCGCTCGCGCCAGGATTTGCGCCGTCATCCCGAAGTCATCGCCTGCGCGCGCGCCGACCTGCCGCATTGCGCGGGCTACCTGCTCGCAATCGCGGCGGTCGTGCACTGGGATCTGCCGTTCTTCATGTACTACGGACTGCCGTGGATCGTCGGCGGCATCATGAACGCGAACCGCGTGCTGCTCGAACACGAGCACGTCGAGATCGACGGACGCTCGCCGGAATCGATCTGGCGGATGACGCGCACGATGACGTTCGGCTGGATCGGCAAGCTCGTGCTGTATCCGCGCAACATCGGCTATCACCAGGTGCATCACGCGTATCCGGCGCTCGCGCTCGAGCATCTGCCGGCCGTGCATCGCCATCTGACGGAAGTGGATGCGTTCGGGCCGGGCAGCGCCGGCCCCGCGCGCTAG
- a CDS encoding aromatic ring-hydroxylating oxygenase subunit alpha translates to MNDMIEPRGCGQDCTAHDAAHEHARPADGLHEQWFVACTERELPRDKPLGVRILDIGIVLFRQRDGRIAALIDQCVHRGTRLSAGKVDGDALVCPYHGWRYDGEGQVVHVPSIDGTRPTGTPGRYPFRQRALPVQVLDGLVWVYPGAGDPSARAIFRMPFRDAAPWQSYTMVNTFDGDIAMLAQNFMDVPHTVFVHDGIFRSSRGQAMEATVAATPESVAVTYHDGDDKIGFCLDWLTNPDRVPLAHVDRFIAPNVTRCDYLWGERSGFLIVSQITPIDARRSRVYTYIAYRFRLPRWLLRALRPLLNLYTHLVIQQDVRIMRAHRQGLDNAPGFRPHNVRADIVHVAIDRLLDAVKRGEPLPAEQCGEKVMRFEL, encoded by the coding sequence ATGAACGACATGATCGAACCACGCGGATGCGGGCAGGATTGCACGGCGCACGACGCGGCGCATGAACATGCGCGGCCGGCCGACGGTTTGCACGAGCAATGGTTCGTCGCGTGCACGGAGCGCGAACTCCCGCGCGACAAGCCGCTCGGCGTCCGGATTCTCGACATCGGCATCGTGCTGTTCCGGCAGCGCGACGGCCGGATCGCCGCGCTGATCGACCAGTGCGTGCATCGCGGCACGCGCCTGTCGGCCGGCAAGGTCGATGGTGATGCGCTCGTCTGCCCGTATCACGGCTGGCGTTACGACGGAGAAGGGCAAGTCGTTCATGTGCCGAGCATCGACGGCACGCGCCCGACGGGCACGCCGGGCCGCTATCCGTTCCGGCAACGCGCGCTGCCCGTGCAGGTGCTCGACGGGCTCGTGTGGGTCTACCCGGGCGCCGGCGACCCGTCGGCGCGCGCGATCTTCCGGATGCCGTTTCGCGATGCCGCGCCGTGGCAGTCGTACACCATGGTCAACACGTTCGACGGCGACATCGCGATGCTCGCGCAGAACTTCATGGACGTGCCGCATACGGTGTTCGTGCACGACGGGATCTTCCGCAGCAGCCGCGGCCAGGCAATGGAAGCGACGGTCGCGGCGACGCCGGAAAGCGTCGCCGTCACCTATCACGACGGCGACGACAAGATCGGCTTCTGCCTCGACTGGCTCACGAATCCCGATCGCGTGCCGCTCGCGCACGTCGATCGCTTCATCGCGCCAAACGTGACGCGCTGCGATTACCTGTGGGGCGAACGCTCCGGGTTCCTGATCGTCAGCCAGATCACGCCGATCGATGCGCGCCGCTCGCGCGTCTATACGTACATCGCGTATCGCTTCCGGCTGCCGCGCTGGCTGCTGCGCGCGCTGCGTCCGCTGCTGAACCTGTACACGCACCTCGTGATCCAGCAGGACGTGCGGATCATGCGCGCGCACCGGCAGGGCCTCGACAACGCGCCGGGCTTCCGGCCGCACAACGTGCGCGCGGATATCGTGCATGTCGCGATCGATCGTTTGCTCGACGCGGTGAAGCGCGGCGAACCGTTGCCGGCCGAGCAATGCGGCGAGAAGGTGATGCGTTTCGAGCTGTAA
- a CDS encoding GH3 family domain-containing protein translates to MDASARSPADAWRTFARVAQPDVDRWLAGLEAPGDAQAQRLMALLAANRDTAFGRRFGFDRIDSPVQFRERVPVHAAADFLPWLDRVSHDREPVLTAERPVFLERTSGSTARQKLIPYTPAFLRELQAAMIVWLADMVRACPALGEGRAYWSMSPPLQAPGVAPNGIPVGSASDLDYLGDSSAAALASTLLVPPLTGDASTWRRETLRALVADEALAFISVWSPTFLTSVLRPLFDRDDADGARDLAWVDASLPADRRAALRRAIDEGDCRALWPRLAAVSCWLDGPSAHYARALRARFPHVQWLPKGLFATEGVASIPFGAGDGCPLAIGSHYLEFVRDDGSVCDAEGLRPGDDAQVLLTTGGGLYRYALGDRIRVVGMAARTPRIAFVGRAAASVDLVGEKLDEQIAAGALNHARGQYGEVGACLVPCMAREGLPCYVLCVAGEIDGDAADALCAAVEAALAQAFHYAHARRIGQLGPLRVRWLARSPGRLGDLLQHAAERAGIRAGDVKPCALVTRLPMADALLAMTDE, encoded by the coding sequence ATGGACGCTTCCGCCCGCAGCCCGGCCGACGCGTGGCGCACGTTCGCGCGCGTCGCGCAGCCGGACGTCGATCGCTGGCTGGCCGGCCTCGAAGCGCCGGGCGACGCACAGGCGCAGCGATTGATGGCGCTGCTCGCCGCGAATCGCGACACGGCGTTCGGGCGTCGGTTCGGTTTCGACCGGATCGACAGCCCCGTGCAGTTTCGCGAGCGCGTGCCCGTGCATGCCGCCGCCGATTTCCTGCCGTGGCTCGATCGCGTGTCGCACGATCGTGAACCCGTGCTGACCGCCGAACGCCCGGTGTTTCTCGAACGGACGAGCGGCAGCACCGCGCGCCAGAAGCTGATTCCGTACACGCCCGCGTTCCTGCGTGAACTGCAGGCCGCGATGATCGTGTGGCTCGCCGACATGGTTCGCGCCTGTCCGGCGCTCGGCGAAGGGCGCGCGTACTGGTCGATGTCGCCGCCGCTGCAGGCGCCGGGCGTTGCGCCGAACGGCATTCCGGTCGGCTCGGCGAGCGATCTCGATTACCTCGGCGACAGCAGCGCGGCCGCGCTGGCGTCGACGCTGCTCGTGCCGCCGCTGACCGGCGACGCGTCGACGTGGCGGCGCGAAACGCTGCGCGCGCTCGTCGCCGACGAAGCGCTCGCATTCATCAGTGTGTGGAGCCCGACGTTCCTGACGAGCGTGCTGCGCCCGCTGTTCGATCGCGACGATGCCGACGGCGCCCGTGATCTCGCATGGGTCGATGCGTCGTTGCCGGCCGACCGTCGCGCGGCGCTGCGTCGTGCGATCGACGAAGGCGATTGTCGCGCGCTGTGGCCGCGTCTCGCCGCGGTGAGCTGCTGGCTGGACGGCCCGAGCGCGCATTACGCCCGCGCGTTGCGCGCGCGGTTTCCGCACGTGCAATGGTTGCCGAAGGGATTGTTTGCGACCGAAGGCGTGGCGAGCATTCCGTTCGGCGCGGGCGACGGCTGCCCGCTCGCGATCGGCAGCCACTACCTCGAATTCGTGCGCGACGACGGCAGCGTGTGCGATGCCGAAGGGCTGCGCCCCGGTGACGACGCACAGGTGTTGTTGACCACGGGCGGCGGGCTGTATCGCTATGCGCTCGGCGATCGCATTCGCGTGGTCGGCATGGCAGCACGCACGCCGCGCATTGCGTTCGTCGGGCGTGCGGCGGCGAGCGTCGATCTCGTCGGCGAGAAGCTCGACGAGCAGATCGCGGCCGGCGCACTGAACCACGCGCGCGGCCAGTACGGTGAGGTCGGCGCATGCCTCGTACCGTGCATGGCGCGGGAAGGTTTGCCTTGCTACGTGCTGTGTGTTGCCGGCGAAATTGACGGCGATGCAGCGGACGCACTGTGCGCGGCTGTCGAAGCGGCGCTCGCGCAGGCGTTCCATTACGCGCATGCGCGGCGCATCGGCCAGCTCGGCCCGTTGCGCGTGCGATGGCTGGCCCGCTCGCCGGGGCGGCTCGGCGACCTGCTGCAGCATGCGGCCGAGCGGGCCGGCATTCGCGCCGGCGACGTGAAGCCATGCGCGCTCGTGACGCGGCTGCCGATGGCCGACGCGCTGCTCGCGATGACGGATGAATGA
- a CDS encoding fatty acid desaturase codes for MNRPSAQAAAAQTRRYDRANLLALALQSIVWAGTLTWLSHTDAGALKWLVLVPFCLVMQGVFSMMHETFHGFGHRRPIANYMMMWWASTMFGAAATLIHVNHLGHHVRNRTRAERADFATADESLLRKRIEYYAAILGGIWLGSFVGSFVLALVPGRTMQRLAARGDDNTYAAAFKEFTTADFSRIRYETLAGVGAWLLAAWWLDWSASVVLAAYIAFAFSWSSLQWVYHMRTPLDVVEGTYNMRAPTPVRWLLLNFNYNLTHHRRPALRWQDMHAASDLRETRPLWYGWLTIFAPPRRLPDDLAQLDKTYF; via the coding sequence ATGAACCGACCGAGCGCGCAGGCCGCCGCAGCGCAGACCCGACGTTACGATCGTGCGAACCTGCTGGCGCTCGCGCTGCAGAGCATCGTGTGGGCCGGCACGCTCACGTGGCTTTCGCATACCGATGCCGGTGCACTCAAGTGGCTCGTGCTCGTGCCGTTCTGCCTCGTGATGCAGGGCGTGTTCTCGATGATGCACGAGACCTTCCACGGGTTCGGGCATCGCCGGCCGATCGCGAATTATATGATGATGTGGTGGGCTTCCACGATGTTCGGCGCGGCCGCGACGCTCATCCACGTGAACCATCTCGGCCATCATGTGCGCAACCGCACGCGCGCCGAACGCGCGGATTTCGCGACGGCGGACGAATCGTTGCTGCGCAAGCGTATCGAATACTACGCGGCGATCCTCGGCGGCATCTGGCTCGGCAGTTTCGTCGGCAGCTTCGTGCTCGCGCTGGTGCCCGGCCGCACGATGCAGCGGCTCGCCGCGCGCGGCGACGACAACACCTATGCGGCCGCCTTCAAGGAATTCACGACGGCCGATTTCAGCCGCATCCGCTACGAAACGCTGGCCGGCGTCGGCGCATGGCTGCTGGCTGCGTGGTGGCTCGACTGGTCGGCGTCGGTGGTGCTGGCCGCGTATATCGCATTCGCGTTTTCGTGGTCGTCGCTGCAATGGGTGTACCACATGCGTACGCCGCTCGACGTCGTCGAAGGCACGTACAACATGCGCGCACCGACGCCCGTGCGCTGGCTGCTGCTGAACTTCAACTACAACCTGACGCACCATCGCCGCCCCGCGCTGCGCTGGCAGGACATGCACGCGGCGTCGGACCTGCGCGAGACGCGGCCGCTGTGGTACGGCTGGCTCACGATCTTCGCGCCGCCGCGCCGGCTGCCCGACGATCTCGCGCAGCTCGACAAGACCTATTTCTGA
- a CDS encoding metal-dependent hydrolase, with protein MPQRDVRFAIDERIPRFWYRGACHVTRFFDAFSVMFPLGERFFIESVRPFRDRVGGDASLAADVDAFVRQEASHIRVHRLYNARLASQRVPVDTLEALLEKRQRNAARQVSPVTRLALTACLEHYTTILAHRLLSDPAILDGADPTMAAVWRWHAVEETEHKTVAFDVFTAAMPNAARRYVVRCAAMLGISVYFVVDLIYFVHRLVAIDGQTRNVRGWLRLLRWLFVAPGIFTHVMPLWLFWFSPRFHPDRIDSDAALRAARAALEPYQATSEHEPESHA; from the coding sequence ATGCCGCAGCGCGACGTGCGCTTCGCGATCGACGAGCGCATTCCGCGCTTCTGGTATCGCGGCGCGTGCCATGTCACGCGCTTCTTCGACGCGTTTTCCGTGATGTTTCCGCTCGGCGAGCGCTTCTTCATCGAAAGCGTGCGGCCGTTTCGCGACCGCGTCGGCGGCGATGCGTCGCTCGCGGCCGACGTCGACGCGTTCGTGCGGCAGGAAGCGTCGCATATCCGCGTGCACCGGCTCTACAACGCGCGCCTCGCGTCGCAGCGCGTGCCGGTCGATACGCTCGAAGCGCTGCTCGAAAAGCGTCAGCGCAACGCCGCGCGCCAGGTGTCGCCCGTCACGCGGCTCGCGCTGACGGCCTGCCTCGAACACTACACGACGATCCTCGCGCACCGCCTGCTGAGCGACCCGGCGATCCTCGACGGCGCCGATCCGACGATGGCGGCCGTCTGGCGCTGGCACGCGGTCGAGGAAACCGAGCACAAGACCGTTGCGTTCGACGTGTTCACGGCGGCCATGCCGAACGCGGCGCGGCGCTATGTCGTGCGCTGCGCGGCGATGCTCGGCATCTCGGTCTACTTCGTGGTCGACCTGATCTATTTCGTGCATCGGCTCGTCGCGATCGACGGGCAGACGCGGAACGTGCGCGGGTGGCTGCGGTTGCTGCGCTGGCTGTTCGTCGCACCGGGCATCTTCACGCATGTGATGCCGCTGTGGCTGTTCTGGTTCTCGCCGCGCTTTCATCCCGATCGCATCGACAGCGACGCGGCGCTGCGCGCGGCGCGTGCCGCGCTCGAACCCTATCAAGCAACATCCGAACACGAGCCGGAGTCGCACGCATGA
- a CDS encoding fatty acid desaturase yields the protein MSHALSRQDANDTPIARPWLLLVAYLVVTGALYRFVTHMPLGPVTAIPASALDRAIPVLPGTVPLYLSYLFMMPVLVGLGRGRAWLLPAFFAGALAAGLCLACHLLHPTSVAWPPTDAGWIAWLQRIDTPLAASPSGHVALPVAIAIVLLALRRRPAVLFVAWSALLMVTVLTTGQHRAADVVWGGAVGIAAGAVTLALLRVKADLRTVAAALLEWACIVVAIRVAVALGAWYLYALAVLVVATRQHALFILYHDAAHYHLTRRRAINDFLINLAIGVPGLVPVEFYRPLHLAHHRHLGTAQDPERRFLYHGQPWQFRPLDAWPLARQFLGDLFVLNMVRNMAAFQRAGGQKTRLGRPFQAAAAVWAALVVLLVWACSARTILLVAALWFVPLLTLSVLLQKIRSIAEHSGGPHATPGWADWTYSWRTGWIGRVFVWPYHINLHLQHHRNPAVPWHALPDTIDADEHQLESPELARLLWSGIPPKP from the coding sequence ATGTCCCACGCCCTTTCCCGCCAGGATGCGAACGACACGCCGATCGCCCGGCCATGGCTGCTGCTCGTCGCCTATCTCGTCGTGACGGGCGCGCTCTACCGCTTCGTCACGCACATGCCGCTCGGGCCGGTCACGGCGATTCCGGCAAGCGCGCTCGATCGCGCGATTCCGGTGCTGCCCGGCACCGTGCCGCTCTACCTGAGCTACCTCTTCATGATGCCCGTGCTGGTCGGGCTCGGGCGCGGCCGCGCATGGTTGCTGCCGGCGTTCTTCGCCGGTGCGCTTGCGGCGGGACTTTGCCTTGCATGTCATCTGCTGCATCCGACCAGCGTGGCGTGGCCGCCGACCGATGCCGGCTGGATCGCATGGCTGCAGCGGATCGATACGCCGTTGGCCGCGTCACCGAGCGGGCACGTCGCGCTGCCGGTCGCCATCGCGATCGTGCTGCTGGCACTGCGGCGGCGGCCGGCCGTGTTGTTCGTCGCGTGGAGCGCGTTGCTGATGGTGACCGTGCTGACCACCGGGCAGCATCGCGCGGCGGATGTCGTCTGGGGCGGCGCGGTGGGCATCGCAGCGGGCGCGGTGACGCTCGCGTTGCTGCGCGTGAAAGCCGACCTGCGCACGGTTGCCGCGGCGCTGCTCGAATGGGCGTGCATCGTCGTCGCGATCCGGGTGGCCGTCGCGCTCGGCGCGTGGTACCTGTATGCGCTCGCCGTGCTCGTCGTCGCGACGCGCCAGCACGCGCTGTTCATCCTGTATCACGATGCGGCCCACTATCACCTCACGCGCCGCCGCGCTATCAACGACTTCCTGATCAACCTGGCGATCGGCGTGCCGGGGCTCGTGCCCGTCGAGTTCTACCGGCCGCTGCATCTCGCGCATCATCGCCACCTCGGCACCGCGCAGGACCCCGAGCGCCGGTTCCTCTATCACGGCCAGCCGTGGCAATTCCGGCCGCTCGATGCATGGCCGCTCGCGCGGCAATTCCTCGGCGACCTGTTCGTGCTCAACATGGTGCGCAACATGGCTGCGTTCCAGCGTGCGGGCGGGCAGAAAACGCGGCTCGGCCGGCCGTTTCAGGCAGCGGCCGCGGTATGGGCGGCGCTCGTCGTGCTGCTCGTCTGGGCCTGTTCCGCGCGGACGATCCTGCTGGTTGCCGCGCTGTGGTTCGTGCCGCTGCTCACGCTGTCGGTGCTGCTGCAGAAGATCCGCAGCATCGCCGAGCACAGCGGTGGCCCGCATGCGACGCCCGGCTGGGCCGACTGGACGTATTCATGGCGTACCGGTTGGATCGGTCGTGTGTTCGTATGGCCGTATCACATCAACCTGCATCTGCAGCATCACAGGAATCCGGCGGTGCCGTGGCATGCGCTGCCCGATACGATCGACGCCGACGAGCATCAGCTCGAATCGCCGGAGCTGGCCCGGCTGCTGTGGTCAGGCATCCCGCCGAAGCCGTGA
- a CDS encoding ribonuclease T2 yields the protein MLKTLARAAAVLAVASASLHACAQTSYDYLLLAASWEPGFCASHDTPECTNLAGSYAATSLSLHGLWPNRYDGNQPFYCGVPQNDVDLDNAHQWCSMDAYPISSTTRNTLSTYMPGVASCLDKHEWFKHGTCSNSASPDAYWNQAAGMISRLGNTSFNAYLQANAGKTVTRNQLLSAFEGAFGSNTRSAVSLKCTKTNGVSYFTEAWISVKTNATTQFPSAASLVTDGNTQGTCPTSGVYIAK from the coding sequence ATGCTCAAGACGCTCGCCCGCGCCGCTGCCGTACTCGCCGTCGCATCCGCCTCGCTGCACGCCTGCGCGCAGACCAGCTACGACTACCTGTTGCTCGCCGCCTCGTGGGAGCCCGGCTTCTGCGCGTCGCACGACACGCCCGAATGTACGAACCTCGCCGGCTCGTATGCGGCGACGAGCCTGTCGCTGCACGGCCTGTGGCCGAACCGGTACGACGGCAACCAGCCGTTCTACTGCGGCGTGCCGCAGAACGACGTCGATCTCGACAACGCGCACCAGTGGTGCAGCATGGATGCGTACCCGATCAGCAGCACGACCCGCAACACGCTGTCGACGTACATGCCGGGCGTCGCGTCGTGCCTCGACAAGCACGAGTGGTTCAAGCACGGCACCTGCTCGAACTCGGCGTCGCCCGATGCGTACTGGAACCAGGCGGCGGGCATGATCAGCCGGCTCGGCAACACGTCGTTCAACGCGTACCTGCAGGCGAACGCGGGCAAGACGGTCACGCGCAACCAGCTGCTGTCCGCGTTCGAAGGCGCGTTCGGCAGCAATACGCGCAGCGCGGTGTCGCTGAAGTGCACGAAGACCAACGGCGTCAGCTATTTCACCGAAGCGTGGATTTCGGTGAAGACGAATGCGACCACGCAGTTCCCGAGCGCCGCGTCGCTCGTGACGGACGGCAATACGCAGGGCACGTGCCCGACGTCGGGCGTGTATATCGCGAAGTAA